The genomic segment tgtctttttttttttttttgcccctcCGACAACATGTTCTTTGAACTAGTTCAAGATTCTTACGTGTTTGGTTTAACTATCTATAGGTGGTCTGCAATTGCGGCACGTTTGCCTGGAAGAACAGATAACGAGATCAAGAACTTTTGGAACACTCATATAAGAAAGAAGCTACTTAGAATGGGGATCGATCCAGTGACTCACAGTCCGAGACTCGACCTCCTCGATATCTCATCCATCTTAGCTTCATCTCTATACAATTCATCTTCATCACATCACATGAACATGTCAGGACTCATGATGGATACTCATCGTCGTCATCAGCAGCAACATCCGTTGGTTAACCCCGAGATACTCAAGCTCGCgacctctctcttctctcaaaaccaaaaccacaaccacaaccaacaccaaaatcaaaaccaaaacctcgTGGTTGATCATGACTTGAGAACTCAAGGGAACCAAACGGTGTATCATCAAGATGTTAACCAAACAGGAGTAAACCAATACCAAACCGACCAATATTTCGAGAACACAACTACTCAAGAACTCCAATCTTCCTTGCCGCCATTCCCCAATGAAGCTCATCAGTTTGACAAGATGGATCATCACTTCAATGGTTTTGGAGAACAAAATTTAGCTTCAACTTCGGATACGTCGGTCCAAGATTGCAATAATCTATCGTTCAACGATTATTCAAGTTCTAAGTTTGTCTTAGATCCTTCTTATTCGGATCAGAGCTTCAACTTCGCTAATTCGTTATTGAACACGCCAACCTCGAGCACGAGCCCGACTACGTTAAACTCGAGTTACATCAACAGTAGCAGTTGCAGCACTGAGGATGAGATGGAAAGCTATTGTAGTAATCTCATGAAGTTTGATATTCCAGATTTCTTGGACGTTAatggttttattatataattccaagaaagaaaaataaaactcgaGTGGggtggatttttctttttattatttgttgtaattttaagactctttttttttttttcaatttgtttacaTGTAAAATAGTGTTTCGTCTTTCTGTTTGTTACGCATTTCTCTAGAGTTTATAGCTAATTAATACGattttttataatcattgaGTTTCCATTATTGATATccactttttattaaaataattatatttggcCGGCTTTACTTCAACATATGCATAGTCTCATAGTCTCCTGTCAATATTAAATTTGACTCAATGATATGAGGTCCTGAAATTGATATGTATAAATTGATATGAGGTGCAGAAATTTCCTGATATAGacataaaaattatatctttAATATTACATCATTGACTTATGTCATGTTTCCCAAAAGGTATTAATGAAAACGTATGAGCTAACCCAATAAAGTCCAAATGATTCACCATAAAACTTTGTAGtataatatcttattttttcatGATCACAAGATCAGCCACATGCATTTCCAGCAAAGATCTCAAGTAACTTTCTAAATTCACTAGTCTTATTTTACTTTCTAAATTCAACGACATACagaatataagaaacaaaagcggCTAATATATCACCATTGTAATTTTATccatgttttaaatattttgaaataagaCCAATAAATCATGTAtattgttggacatgggctACTCCCAATATGCCACTTGGCCCAACAAAACAAGCTAATTAAGATTTCGGCCCGACGAAATTGGATGCAAGTCATTAATAATTCGTAAAGGGGCACTTTCGGGAATTCACgatggaaaccctagaaaaccctcGGTCAACAGTCGCCTATAAAAGGAAGCATCACTTATTAGGATCACCATCCTCACCCCAGGACAAGAAacagagagcaatactttgcgtgAAAACCGTTATTGTCTTCTGTATAATTCCTTCTAGCTTCTAAGCTCGTCATTATTGgcttgttagttctcctgtgaactgacgagctcaatcttgattcttgttagtgacgacctcatgattttatcgttaataaaagaaccagcttcactctttccccaaaaatctttatttacttagtgttgtgcaatccccggtacgaacaattggcgcccaccgtggggcgaGAGTAGAGCGCTTCTTTTGACGAATCAAGACCGACGGTCCTCACTTCCTCGAAGTTTCAAGACTCATGACGAACCCCAGCGAAGACCTCAACGAAGCAACGGAGCAGCGATGGGGGCGAACGAGAACACGAATTGTCCCCCTGCCGAGCTCCCTGCCGAGCACAACCGAAGGCTCCCTGCCGAGCACAACCTCTACACCAGCGCCCGATACGCCATCAGAACCTCTTGTTGCCACACATGCCCAACATCTCCAAACCGTGGCTCTAGTTTTCACTGATGGTGCCGCCCTCCCAGCTCCCTTGCTTGCTGGACACAGAAACAACCTCGACGATCCATAACGAGACTATCATGGACATACTCGTTAGCCAGGACAGGCGAACAACCGAGCGACTTGACACACTCACTACAACATAAAAAGCTTACCACCACTTTTCACCAACCTCAAGAATGTCGTCAAAATCACGATCGTCGGTCAAACCCTCGATGGTGAAACCAAAATCTCCACTCTTCCCAAATATCTATTGATACCGTCGAAAGCATCACCGTGAGAAGTTCCGACCTCATGAGAGGTGTCGCCAAGTTCGCGACAACCAAACTCGACATCAACGCTCAG from the Camelina sativa cultivar DH55 chromosome 12, Cs, whole genome shotgun sequence genome contains:
- the LOC104731396 gene encoding myb-related protein 308-like — protein: MGRSPCCEKNGLKKGPWTSEEDQKLIDYIQKHGYGNWRTLPKNAGLQRCGKSCRLRWTNYLRPDIKRGRFSFEEEETIIQLHSFLGNKWSAIAARLPGRTDNEIKNFWNTHIRKKLLRMGIDPVTHSPRLDLLDISSILASSLYNSSSSHHMNMSGLMMDTHRRHQQQHPLVNPEILKLATSLFSQNQNHNHNQHQNQNQNLVVDHDLRTQGNQTVYHQDVNQTGVNQYQTDQYFENTTTQELQSSLPPFPNEAHQFDKMDHHFNGFGEQNLASTSDTSVQDCNNLSFNDYSSSKFVLDPSYSDQSFNFANSLLNTPTSSTSPTTLNSSYINSSSCSTEDEMESYCSNLMKFDIPDFLDVNGFII